From one Erinaceus europaeus chromosome 4, mEriEur2.1, whole genome shotgun sequence genomic stretch:
- the KCTD17 gene encoding BTB/POZ domain-containing protein KCTD17 isoform X5, with the protein MNSPSPEQSQPTKRSWESLGCAGLPGRGTVTAPPPHPSSLLPAPAPPADYSSRHARRHGTCPPLRARGCRLSRAMRMEAGEAAPPAGAGAGAGAGGRAVGGWGQWVRLNVGGTVFLTTRQTLCREQKSFLSRLCQGEELQSDRDETGAYLIDRDPTYFGPILNFLRHGKLVLDKDMAEEGVLEEAEFYNIGPLIRIIKDRMEEKDYTVTQPLHPQVPPKHVYRVLQCQEEELTQMVSTMSDGWRFEQLVNIGSSYNYGSEDQAEFLCVVSKELYSAPHGLSSESSRKTQSAEQQLEEEERQQEEEVEVEVARVQADTQEKGPRLHPGRPAAARALRASPRPPARPPSCHPCYYKPEVPGCEAPDHLQGLGVPI; encoded by the exons ATGAATTCGCCTTCCCCAGAACAGAGTCAACCGACCAAGAGGTCCTGGGAGAGCCTGGGCTGTGCGGGTCTCCCAGGAAGGGGGACCGTGAccgcgcccccaccccaccccagctccctGCTCCCGGCTCCCGCCCCTCCAGCGGACTACAGCTCCCGGCATGCGCGGCGGCACGGCACCTGCCCGCCTCTCCGCGCCCGGGGCTGCAGACTCAGCCGAGCGATGAGGATGGAGGCCGGGGAGGCAGCGCcgccggcgggggcgggggcgggggcgggcgcGGGCGGACGCGCGGTGGGCGGCTGGGGCCAGTGGGTGCGGCTCAACGTGGGGGGCACGGTGTTCCTGACCACCCGGCAGACGCTGTGCCGCGAGCAGAAGTCCTTCCTGAGTCGCCTGTGCCAGGGCGAGGAGCTGCAGTCCGACCGG GATGAGACAGGGGCCTACCTCATCGACCGGGACCCTACCTACTTCGGGCCCATCCTGAACTTCCTGCGGCATGGCAAGCTGGTGCTGGACAAAGACATGGCTGAGGAGG GGGTCCTGGAGGAGGCAGAGTTCTACAACATAGGCCCGCTGATCCGAATCATTAAAGACCGGATGGAAGAGAAGGACTACACTGTCACCCAG CCCTTGCACCCACAGGTGCCGCCCAAGCATGTATACCGTGTGCTGCAGTGCCAGGAGGAGGAGCTCACACAGATGGTATCCACCATGTCCGATGGCTGGCGCTTCGAGCAG ctGGTGAACATCGGTTCTTCCTACAACTACGGCAGCGAGGACCAGGCTGAGTTCCTGTGCGTGGTGTCCAAGGAGCTCTACAGCGCCCCCCATGGGCTGAGCTCTGAGTCCAGCCGCAAAACCCAG AGCGCGGAGCagcagctggaggaggaggagcggcagcaggaggaggaggtggaggtggaggtggcacGGGTGCAGGCAGATACACAGGAGAAAG GTCCCCGCCTGCACCCTGGCAGACCTGCAGCAGCGCGTGCACTGAGGGCTTCTCCTcggccccccgcccgccccccaaGCTGCCACCCCTG CTATTACAAGCCAGAGGTACCCGGATGTGAGGCCCCAGATCACCTCCAGGGACTTGGGGTTCCGATCtga
- the KCTD17 gene encoding BTB/POZ domain-containing protein KCTD17 isoform X3, whose protein sequence is MNSPSPEQSQPTKRSWESLGCAGLPGRGTVTAPPPHPSSLLPAPAPPADYSSRHARRHGTCPPLRARGCRLSRAMRMEAGEAAPPAGAGAGAGAGGRAVGGWGQWVRLNVGGTVFLTTRQTLCREQKSFLSRLCQGEELQSDRDETGAYLIDRDPTYFGPILNFLRHGKLVLDKDMAEEGVLEEAEFYNIGPLIRIIKDRMEEKDYTVTQPLHPQVPPKHVYRVLQCQEEELTQMVSTMSDGWRFEQLVNIGSSYNYGSEDQAEFLCVVSKELYSAPHGLSSESSRKTQSAEQQLEEEERQQEEEVEVEVARVQADTQEKAITSQRYPDVRPQITSRDLGFRSEIFYFCTIGWAPDPRGMKPAPPCHLRQHLPPAPGTGWGPAGTSSRPEVGLRTS, encoded by the exons ATGAATTCGCCTTCCCCAGAACAGAGTCAACCGACCAAGAGGTCCTGGGAGAGCCTGGGCTGTGCGGGTCTCCCAGGAAGGGGGACCGTGAccgcgcccccaccccaccccagctccctGCTCCCGGCTCCCGCCCCTCCAGCGGACTACAGCTCCCGGCATGCGCGGCGGCACGGCACCTGCCCGCCTCTCCGCGCCCGGGGCTGCAGACTCAGCCGAGCGATGAGGATGGAGGCCGGGGAGGCAGCGCcgccggcgggggcgggggcgggggcgggcgcGGGCGGACGCGCGGTGGGCGGCTGGGGCCAGTGGGTGCGGCTCAACGTGGGGGGCACGGTGTTCCTGACCACCCGGCAGACGCTGTGCCGCGAGCAGAAGTCCTTCCTGAGTCGCCTGTGCCAGGGCGAGGAGCTGCAGTCCGACCGG GATGAGACAGGGGCCTACCTCATCGACCGGGACCCTACCTACTTCGGGCCCATCCTGAACTTCCTGCGGCATGGCAAGCTGGTGCTGGACAAAGACATGGCTGAGGAGG GGGTCCTGGAGGAGGCAGAGTTCTACAACATAGGCCCGCTGATCCGAATCATTAAAGACCGGATGGAAGAGAAGGACTACACTGTCACCCAG CCCTTGCACCCACAGGTGCCGCCCAAGCATGTATACCGTGTGCTGCAGTGCCAGGAGGAGGAGCTCACACAGATGGTATCCACCATGTCCGATGGCTGGCGCTTCGAGCAG ctGGTGAACATCGGTTCTTCCTACAACTACGGCAGCGAGGACCAGGCTGAGTTCCTGTGCGTGGTGTCCAAGGAGCTCTACAGCGCCCCCCATGGGCTGAGCTCTGAGTCCAGCCGCAAAACCCAG AGCGCGGAGCagcagctggaggaggaggagcggcagcaggaggaggaggtggaggtggaggtggcacGGGTGCAGGCAGATACACAGGAGAAAG CTATTACAAGCCAGAGGTACCCGGATGTGAGGCCCCAGATCACCTCCAGGGACTTGGGGTTCCGATCtgaaatcttttatttttgtacCATTGGGTGGGCCCCTGATCCCAGGGGCATGAAGCCCGCTCCCCCCTGCCACCTCCGTCAACACCTGCCTCCTGCTCCGGGGACCGGGTGGGGGCCTGCTGGGACCTCTTCACGGCCTGAGGTGGGTCTTAGGACCTCTTAG
- the KCTD17 gene encoding BTB/POZ domain-containing protein KCTD17 isoform X7, which yields MNSPSPEQSQPTKRSWESLGCAGLPGRGTVTAPPPHPSSLLPAPAPPADYSSRHARRHGTCPPLRARGCRLSRAMRMEAGEAAPPAGAGAGAGAGGRAVGGWGQWVRLNVGGTVFLTTRQTLCREQKSFLSRLCQGEELQSDRDETGAYLIDRDPTYFGPILNFLRHGKLVLDKDMAEEGVLEEAEFYNIGPLIRIIKDRMEEKDYTVTQPLHPQVPPKHVYRVLQCQEEELTQMVSTMSDGWRFEQLVNIGSSYNYGSEDQAEFLCVVSKELYSAPHGLSSESSRKTQVPACTLADLQQRVH from the exons ATGAATTCGCCTTCCCCAGAACAGAGTCAACCGACCAAGAGGTCCTGGGAGAGCCTGGGCTGTGCGGGTCTCCCAGGAAGGGGGACCGTGAccgcgcccccaccccaccccagctccctGCTCCCGGCTCCCGCCCCTCCAGCGGACTACAGCTCCCGGCATGCGCGGCGGCACGGCACCTGCCCGCCTCTCCGCGCCCGGGGCTGCAGACTCAGCCGAGCGATGAGGATGGAGGCCGGGGAGGCAGCGCcgccggcgggggcgggggcgggggcgggcgcGGGCGGACGCGCGGTGGGCGGCTGGGGCCAGTGGGTGCGGCTCAACGTGGGGGGCACGGTGTTCCTGACCACCCGGCAGACGCTGTGCCGCGAGCAGAAGTCCTTCCTGAGTCGCCTGTGCCAGGGCGAGGAGCTGCAGTCCGACCGG GATGAGACAGGGGCCTACCTCATCGACCGGGACCCTACCTACTTCGGGCCCATCCTGAACTTCCTGCGGCATGGCAAGCTGGTGCTGGACAAAGACATGGCTGAGGAGG GGGTCCTGGAGGAGGCAGAGTTCTACAACATAGGCCCGCTGATCCGAATCATTAAAGACCGGATGGAAGAGAAGGACTACACTGTCACCCAG CCCTTGCACCCACAGGTGCCGCCCAAGCATGTATACCGTGTGCTGCAGTGCCAGGAGGAGGAGCTCACACAGATGGTATCCACCATGTCCGATGGCTGGCGCTTCGAGCAG ctGGTGAACATCGGTTCTTCCTACAACTACGGCAGCGAGGACCAGGCTGAGTTCCTGTGCGTGGTGTCCAAGGAGCTCTACAGCGCCCCCCATGGGCTGAGCTCTGAGTCCAGCCGCAAAACCCAG GTCCCCGCCTGCACCCTGGCAGACCTGCAGCAGCGCGTGCACTGA
- the KCTD17 gene encoding BTB/POZ domain-containing protein KCTD17 isoform X1 codes for MNSPSPEQSQPTKRSWESLGCAGLPGRGTVTAPPPHPSSLLPAPAPPADYSSRHARRHGTCPPLRARGCRLSRAMRMEAGEAAPPAGAGAGAGAGGRAVGGWGQWVRLNVGGTVFLTTRQTLCREQKSFLSRLCQGEELQSDRDETGAYLIDRDPTYFGPILNFLRHGKLVLDKDMAEEGVLEEAEFYNIGPLIRIIKDRMEEKDYTVTQPLHPQVPPKHVYRVLQCQEEELTQMVSTMSDGWRFEQLVNIGSSYNYGSEDQAEFLCVVSKELYSAPHGLSSESSRKTQSAEQQLEEEERQQEEEVEVEVARVQADTQEKAQSSQEPANLFFLPPPPPSPPLPAGGPASSPSTSSSSWISSAPCLFPLCPCPGFLSACSRLHPRATLGPGARALHPGAPALHPRASCLLPPPAPPLAPPAPPPGEEGGGCASSVPTLPADPPAAAAGHP; via the exons ATGAATTCGCCTTCCCCAGAACAGAGTCAACCGACCAAGAGGTCCTGGGAGAGCCTGGGCTGTGCGGGTCTCCCAGGAAGGGGGACCGTGAccgcgcccccaccccaccccagctccctGCTCCCGGCTCCCGCCCCTCCAGCGGACTACAGCTCCCGGCATGCGCGGCGGCACGGCACCTGCCCGCCTCTCCGCGCCCGGGGCTGCAGACTCAGCCGAGCGATGAGGATGGAGGCCGGGGAGGCAGCGCcgccggcgggggcgggggcgggggcgggcgcGGGCGGACGCGCGGTGGGCGGCTGGGGCCAGTGGGTGCGGCTCAACGTGGGGGGCACGGTGTTCCTGACCACCCGGCAGACGCTGTGCCGCGAGCAGAAGTCCTTCCTGAGTCGCCTGTGCCAGGGCGAGGAGCTGCAGTCCGACCGG GATGAGACAGGGGCCTACCTCATCGACCGGGACCCTACCTACTTCGGGCCCATCCTGAACTTCCTGCGGCATGGCAAGCTGGTGCTGGACAAAGACATGGCTGAGGAGG GGGTCCTGGAGGAGGCAGAGTTCTACAACATAGGCCCGCTGATCCGAATCATTAAAGACCGGATGGAAGAGAAGGACTACACTGTCACCCAG CCCTTGCACCCACAGGTGCCGCCCAAGCATGTATACCGTGTGCTGCAGTGCCAGGAGGAGGAGCTCACACAGATGGTATCCACCATGTCCGATGGCTGGCGCTTCGAGCAG ctGGTGAACATCGGTTCTTCCTACAACTACGGCAGCGAGGACCAGGCTGAGTTCCTGTGCGTGGTGTCCAAGGAGCTCTACAGCGCCCCCCATGGGCTGAGCTCTGAGTCCAGCCGCAAAACCCAG AGCGCGGAGCagcagctggaggaggaggagcggcagcaggaggaggaggtggaggtggaggtggcacGGGTGCAGGCAGATACACAGGAGAAAG CCCAGTCATCTCAGGAGCCCGCTAACCTTTTCTtcctcccaccaccacctccttctcctccgcTTCCTGCTGGAGGTCCTGCCTCATCTCcatccacctcttcctcctcctggatCTCATCTGCACCTTGCCTCTTCCCTCTCTGCCCCTGCCCGGGTTTCCTCTCTGCCTGTTCACGCCTCCACCCCAGGGCCACCCTGGGGCCCGGGGCCCGTGCCCTCCACCCGGGCGCCCCGGCCTTGCATCCCAGAGCTTCCTGCCTGCTGCCTCCTCCTGCACCCCCGCTGGCGCCTCCCGCCCCCCCGCCTGGGGAGGAGGGTGGCGGCTGCGCTTCCTCTGTGCCCACCCTGCCCGCCGACCCCCCTGCTGCCGCCGCCGGGCACCCATGA
- the KCTD17 gene encoding BTB/POZ domain-containing protein KCTD17 isoform X9: MNSPSPEQSQPTKRSWESLGCAGLPGRGTVTAPPPHPSSLLPAPAPPADYSSRHARRHGTCPPLRARGCRLSRAMRMEAGEAAPPAGAGAGAGAGGRAVGGWGQWVRLNVGGTVFLTTRQTLCREQKSFLSRLCQGEELQSDRDETGAYLIDRDPTYFGPILNFLRHGKLVLDKDMAEEGVLEEAEFYNIGPLIRIIKDRMEEKDYTVTQPLHPQVPPKHVYRVLQCQEEELTQMVSTMSDGWRFEQLVNIGSSYNYGSEDQAEFLCVVSKELYSAPHGLSSESSRKTQLLQARGTRM; encoded by the exons ATGAATTCGCCTTCCCCAGAACAGAGTCAACCGACCAAGAGGTCCTGGGAGAGCCTGGGCTGTGCGGGTCTCCCAGGAAGGGGGACCGTGAccgcgcccccaccccaccccagctccctGCTCCCGGCTCCCGCCCCTCCAGCGGACTACAGCTCCCGGCATGCGCGGCGGCACGGCACCTGCCCGCCTCTCCGCGCCCGGGGCTGCAGACTCAGCCGAGCGATGAGGATGGAGGCCGGGGAGGCAGCGCcgccggcgggggcgggggcgggggcgggcgcGGGCGGACGCGCGGTGGGCGGCTGGGGCCAGTGGGTGCGGCTCAACGTGGGGGGCACGGTGTTCCTGACCACCCGGCAGACGCTGTGCCGCGAGCAGAAGTCCTTCCTGAGTCGCCTGTGCCAGGGCGAGGAGCTGCAGTCCGACCGG GATGAGACAGGGGCCTACCTCATCGACCGGGACCCTACCTACTTCGGGCCCATCCTGAACTTCCTGCGGCATGGCAAGCTGGTGCTGGACAAAGACATGGCTGAGGAGG GGGTCCTGGAGGAGGCAGAGTTCTACAACATAGGCCCGCTGATCCGAATCATTAAAGACCGGATGGAAGAGAAGGACTACACTGTCACCCAG CCCTTGCACCCACAGGTGCCGCCCAAGCATGTATACCGTGTGCTGCAGTGCCAGGAGGAGGAGCTCACACAGATGGTATCCACCATGTCCGATGGCTGGCGCTTCGAGCAG ctGGTGAACATCGGTTCTTCCTACAACTACGGCAGCGAGGACCAGGCTGAGTTCCTGTGCGTGGTGTCCAAGGAGCTCTACAGCGCCCCCCATGGGCTGAGCTCTGAGTCCAGCCGCAAAACCCAG CTATTACAAGCCAGAGGTACCCGGATGTGA
- the KCTD17 gene encoding BTB/POZ domain-containing protein KCTD17 isoform X4 has product MNSPSPEQSQPTKRSWESLGCAGLPGRGTVTAPPPHPSSLLPAPAPPADYSSRHARRHGTCPPLRARGCRLSRAMRMEAGEAAPPAGAGAGAGAGGRAVGGWGQWVRLNVGGTVFLTTRQTLCREQKSFLSRLCQGEELQSDRDETGAYLIDRDPTYFGPILNFLRHGKLVLDKDMAEEGVLEEAEFYNIGPLIRIIKDRMEEKDYTVTQVPPKHVYRVLQCQEEELTQMVSTMSDGWRFEQLVNIGSSYNYGSEDQAEFLCVVSKELYSAPHGLSSESSRKTQSAEQQLEEEERQQEEEVEVEVARVQADTQEKAITSQRYPDVRPQITSRDLGFRSEIFYFCTIGWAPDPRGMKPAPPCHLRQHLPPAPGTGWGPAGTSSRPEVGLRTS; this is encoded by the exons ATGAATTCGCCTTCCCCAGAACAGAGTCAACCGACCAAGAGGTCCTGGGAGAGCCTGGGCTGTGCGGGTCTCCCAGGAAGGGGGACCGTGAccgcgcccccaccccaccccagctccctGCTCCCGGCTCCCGCCCCTCCAGCGGACTACAGCTCCCGGCATGCGCGGCGGCACGGCACCTGCCCGCCTCTCCGCGCCCGGGGCTGCAGACTCAGCCGAGCGATGAGGATGGAGGCCGGGGAGGCAGCGCcgccggcgggggcgggggcgggggcgggcgcGGGCGGACGCGCGGTGGGCGGCTGGGGCCAGTGGGTGCGGCTCAACGTGGGGGGCACGGTGTTCCTGACCACCCGGCAGACGCTGTGCCGCGAGCAGAAGTCCTTCCTGAGTCGCCTGTGCCAGGGCGAGGAGCTGCAGTCCGACCGG GATGAGACAGGGGCCTACCTCATCGACCGGGACCCTACCTACTTCGGGCCCATCCTGAACTTCCTGCGGCATGGCAAGCTGGTGCTGGACAAAGACATGGCTGAGGAGG GGGTCCTGGAGGAGGCAGAGTTCTACAACATAGGCCCGCTGATCCGAATCATTAAAGACCGGATGGAAGAGAAGGACTACACTGTCACCCAG GTGCCGCCCAAGCATGTATACCGTGTGCTGCAGTGCCAGGAGGAGGAGCTCACACAGATGGTATCCACCATGTCCGATGGCTGGCGCTTCGAGCAG ctGGTGAACATCGGTTCTTCCTACAACTACGGCAGCGAGGACCAGGCTGAGTTCCTGTGCGTGGTGTCCAAGGAGCTCTACAGCGCCCCCCATGGGCTGAGCTCTGAGTCCAGCCGCAAAACCCAG AGCGCGGAGCagcagctggaggaggaggagcggcagcaggaggaggaggtggaggtggaggtggcacGGGTGCAGGCAGATACACAGGAGAAAG CTATTACAAGCCAGAGGTACCCGGATGTGAGGCCCCAGATCACCTCCAGGGACTTGGGGTTCCGATCtgaaatcttttatttttgtacCATTGGGTGGGCCCCTGATCCCAGGGGCATGAAGCCCGCTCCCCCCTGCCACCTCCGTCAACACCTGCCTCCTGCTCCGGGGACCGGGTGGGGGCCTGCTGGGACCTCTTCACGGCCTGAGGTGGGTCTTAGGACCTCTTAG
- the KCTD17 gene encoding BTB/POZ domain-containing protein KCTD17 isoform X6 has product MNSPSPEQSQPTKRSWESLGCAGLPGRGTVTAPPPHPSSLLPAPAPPADYSSRHARRHGTCPPLRARGCRLSRAMRMEAGEAAPPAGAGAGAGAGGRAVGGWGQWVRLNVGGTVFLTTRQTLCREQKSFLSRLCQGEELQSDRDETGAYLIDRDPTYFGPILNFLRHGKLVLDKDMAEEGVLEEAEFYNIGPLIRIIKDRMEEKDYTVTQVPPKHVYRVLQCQEEELTQMVSTMSDGWRFEQLVNIGSSYNYGSEDQAEFLCVVSKELYSAPHGLSSESSRKTQSAEQQLEEEERQQEEEVEVEVARVQADTQEKGPRLHPGRPAAARALRASPRPPARPPSCHPCYYKPEVPGCEAPDHLQGLGVPI; this is encoded by the exons ATGAATTCGCCTTCCCCAGAACAGAGTCAACCGACCAAGAGGTCCTGGGAGAGCCTGGGCTGTGCGGGTCTCCCAGGAAGGGGGACCGTGAccgcgcccccaccccaccccagctccctGCTCCCGGCTCCCGCCCCTCCAGCGGACTACAGCTCCCGGCATGCGCGGCGGCACGGCACCTGCCCGCCTCTCCGCGCCCGGGGCTGCAGACTCAGCCGAGCGATGAGGATGGAGGCCGGGGAGGCAGCGCcgccggcgggggcgggggcgggggcgggcgcGGGCGGACGCGCGGTGGGCGGCTGGGGCCAGTGGGTGCGGCTCAACGTGGGGGGCACGGTGTTCCTGACCACCCGGCAGACGCTGTGCCGCGAGCAGAAGTCCTTCCTGAGTCGCCTGTGCCAGGGCGAGGAGCTGCAGTCCGACCGG GATGAGACAGGGGCCTACCTCATCGACCGGGACCCTACCTACTTCGGGCCCATCCTGAACTTCCTGCGGCATGGCAAGCTGGTGCTGGACAAAGACATGGCTGAGGAGG GGGTCCTGGAGGAGGCAGAGTTCTACAACATAGGCCCGCTGATCCGAATCATTAAAGACCGGATGGAAGAGAAGGACTACACTGTCACCCAG GTGCCGCCCAAGCATGTATACCGTGTGCTGCAGTGCCAGGAGGAGGAGCTCACACAGATGGTATCCACCATGTCCGATGGCTGGCGCTTCGAGCAG ctGGTGAACATCGGTTCTTCCTACAACTACGGCAGCGAGGACCAGGCTGAGTTCCTGTGCGTGGTGTCCAAGGAGCTCTACAGCGCCCCCCATGGGCTGAGCTCTGAGTCCAGCCGCAAAACCCAG AGCGCGGAGCagcagctggaggaggaggagcggcagcaggaggaggaggtggaggtggaggtggcacGGGTGCAGGCAGATACACAGGAGAAAG GTCCCCGCCTGCACCCTGGCAGACCTGCAGCAGCGCGTGCACTGAGGGCTTCTCCTcggccccccgcccgccccccaaGCTGCCACCCCTG CTATTACAAGCCAGAGGTACCCGGATGTGAGGCCCCAGATCACCTCCAGGGACTTGGGGTTCCGATCtga
- the KCTD17 gene encoding BTB/POZ domain-containing protein KCTD17 isoform X11 yields MNSPSPEQSQPTKRSWESLGCAGLPGRGTVTAPPPHPSSLLPAPAPPADYSSRHARRHGTCPPLRARGCRLSRAMRMEAGEAAPPAGAGAGAGAGGRAVGGWGQWVRLNVGGTVFLTTRQTLCREQKSFLSRLCQGEELQSDRDETGAYLIDRDPTYFGPILNFLRHGKLVLDKDMAEEGVLEEAEFYNIGPLIRIIKDRMEEKDYTVTQVPPKHVYRVLQCQEEELTQMVSTMSDGWRFEQLVNIGSSYNYGSEDQAEFLCVVSKELYSAPHGLSSESSRKTQSAEQQLEEEERQQEEEVEVEVARVQADTQEKAQSSQEPANLFFLPPPPPSPPLPAGGPRLHPGRPAAARALRASPRPPARPPSCHPCYYKPEVPGCEAPDHLQGLGVPI; encoded by the exons ATGAATTCGCCTTCCCCAGAACAGAGTCAACCGACCAAGAGGTCCTGGGAGAGCCTGGGCTGTGCGGGTCTCCCAGGAAGGGGGACCGTGAccgcgcccccaccccaccccagctccctGCTCCCGGCTCCCGCCCCTCCAGCGGACTACAGCTCCCGGCATGCGCGGCGGCACGGCACCTGCCCGCCTCTCCGCGCCCGGGGCTGCAGACTCAGCCGAGCGATGAGGATGGAGGCCGGGGAGGCAGCGCcgccggcgggggcgggggcgggggcgggcgcGGGCGGACGCGCGGTGGGCGGCTGGGGCCAGTGGGTGCGGCTCAACGTGGGGGGCACGGTGTTCCTGACCACCCGGCAGACGCTGTGCCGCGAGCAGAAGTCCTTCCTGAGTCGCCTGTGCCAGGGCGAGGAGCTGCAGTCCGACCGG GATGAGACAGGGGCCTACCTCATCGACCGGGACCCTACCTACTTCGGGCCCATCCTGAACTTCCTGCGGCATGGCAAGCTGGTGCTGGACAAAGACATGGCTGAGGAGG GGGTCCTGGAGGAGGCAGAGTTCTACAACATAGGCCCGCTGATCCGAATCATTAAAGACCGGATGGAAGAGAAGGACTACACTGTCACCCAG GTGCCGCCCAAGCATGTATACCGTGTGCTGCAGTGCCAGGAGGAGGAGCTCACACAGATGGTATCCACCATGTCCGATGGCTGGCGCTTCGAGCAG ctGGTGAACATCGGTTCTTCCTACAACTACGGCAGCGAGGACCAGGCTGAGTTCCTGTGCGTGGTGTCCAAGGAGCTCTACAGCGCCCCCCATGGGCTGAGCTCTGAGTCCAGCCGCAAAACCCAG AGCGCGGAGCagcagctggaggaggaggagcggcagcaggaggaggaggtggaggtggaggtggcacGGGTGCAGGCAGATACACAGGAGAAAG CCCAGTCATCTCAGGAGCCCGCTAACCTTTTCTtcctcccaccaccacctccttctcctccgcTTCCTGCTGGAG GTCCCCGCCTGCACCCTGGCAGACCTGCAGCAGCGCGTGCACTGAGGGCTTCTCCTcggccccccgcccgccccccaaGCTGCCACCCCTG CTATTACAAGCCAGAGGTACCCGGATGTGAGGCCCCAGATCACCTCCAGGGACTTGGGGTTCCGATCtga
- the KCTD17 gene encoding BTB/POZ domain-containing protein KCTD17 isoform X2: MRMEAGEAAPPAGAGAGAGAGGRAVGGWGQWVRLNVGGTVFLTTRQTLCREQKSFLSRLCQGEELQSDRDETGAYLIDRDPTYFGPILNFLRHGKLVLDKDMAEEGVLEEAEFYNIGPLIRIIKDRMEEKDYTVTQVPPKHVYRVLQCQEEELTQMVSTMSDGWRFEQLVNIGSSYNYGSEDQAEFLCVVSKELYSAPHGLSSESSRKTQSAEQQLEEEERQQEEEVEVEVARVQADTQEKAQSSQEPANLFFLPPPPPSPPLPAGGPASSPSTSSSSWISSAPCLFPLCPCPGFLSACSRLHPRATLGPGARALHPGAPALHPRASCLLPPPAPPLAPPAPPPGEEGGGCASSVPTLPADPPAAAAGHP, encoded by the exons ATGAGGATGGAGGCCGGGGAGGCAGCGCcgccggcgggggcgggggcgggggcgggcgcGGGCGGACGCGCGGTGGGCGGCTGGGGCCAGTGGGTGCGGCTCAACGTGGGGGGCACGGTGTTCCTGACCACCCGGCAGACGCTGTGCCGCGAGCAGAAGTCCTTCCTGAGTCGCCTGTGCCAGGGCGAGGAGCTGCAGTCCGACCGG GATGAGACAGGGGCCTACCTCATCGACCGGGACCCTACCTACTTCGGGCCCATCCTGAACTTCCTGCGGCATGGCAAGCTGGTGCTGGACAAAGACATGGCTGAGGAGG GGGTCCTGGAGGAGGCAGAGTTCTACAACATAGGCCCGCTGATCCGAATCATTAAAGACCGGATGGAAGAGAAGGACTACACTGTCACCCAG GTGCCGCCCAAGCATGTATACCGTGTGCTGCAGTGCCAGGAGGAGGAGCTCACACAGATGGTATCCACCATGTCCGATGGCTGGCGCTTCGAGCAG ctGGTGAACATCGGTTCTTCCTACAACTACGGCAGCGAGGACCAGGCTGAGTTCCTGTGCGTGGTGTCCAAGGAGCTCTACAGCGCCCCCCATGGGCTGAGCTCTGAGTCCAGCCGCAAAACCCAG AGCGCGGAGCagcagctggaggaggaggagcggcagcaggaggaggaggtggaggtggaggtggcacGGGTGCAGGCAGATACACAGGAGAAAG CCCAGTCATCTCAGGAGCCCGCTAACCTTTTCTtcctcccaccaccacctccttctcctccgcTTCCTGCTGGAGGTCCTGCCTCATCTCcatccacctcttcctcctcctggatCTCATCTGCACCTTGCCTCTTCCCTCTCTGCCCCTGCCCGGGTTTCCTCTCTGCCTGTTCACGCCTCCACCCCAGGGCCACCCTGGGGCCCGGGGCCCGTGCCCTCCACCCGGGCGCCCCGGCCTTGCATCCCAGAGCTTCCTGCCTGCTGCCTCCTCCTGCACCCCCGCTGGCGCCTCCCGCCCCCCCGCCTGGGGAGGAGGGTGGCGGCTGCGCTTCCTCTGTGCCCACCCTGCCCGCCGACCCCCCTGCTGCCGCCGCCGGGCACCCATGA